The Stygiolobus azoricus genome window below encodes:
- a CDS encoding MFS transporter: MLSKKQIALLSIGTSLTFWDIFNVPYIENYASKQIGEISSTLILSTEMLGYFLGGVINGYLASKYGRKFGLLSSMVLISMGSLLGFISLNLAMLLVAELLIGIGIEGEVSVVPSYVSEMSSAESRGKNVGYTTMSGFLMSLVVTPIAILLGEDFWRLLFLPSLFLAVIALLFRIKLPESVLWENKRYDSLKWDKDVVIFTLIWFASYFTGYALFSTPIFSLISSHGYTPSNLYFGYILYGDPLGVVVASVLNDRLQRKYTSSLANLLSAILMVIWPFSGIMFLPIGFAIMFLQGFKFPAMYTYTAENLGTKIRTLGYGIADGIGHLGGAVGPIVFVLLQDHIGLAFSTGVVGMVAIISSILIMAFGQITNKIPLDKIKG, encoded by the coding sequence ATGTTATCAAAAAAACAGATTGCCCTTTTATCCATAGGAACATCCTTGACTTTTTGGGATATTTTTAACGTTCCCTATATCGAAAATTATGCGTCAAAACAAATAGGGGAGATCTCATCCACACTAATATTATCAACTGAAATGCTAGGCTACTTCTTAGGAGGAGTAATAAACGGTTATTTGGCAAGTAAATACGGAAGAAAGTTCGGGCTTCTCAGTTCTATGGTTCTAATCAGTATGGGCTCTCTACTTGGGTTTATCTCGCTTAACCTAGCAATGTTACTTGTGGCTGAACTTCTAATAGGTATAGGAATAGAGGGTGAAGTATCTGTAGTCCCATCTTATGTATCAGAAATGTCAAGCGCAGAATCAAGGGGGAAGAATGTCGGTTATACTACGATGAGCGGATTCTTAATGAGTTTAGTAGTAACACCTATAGCTATTCTTTTAGGAGAGGATTTTTGGAGACTATTGTTTCTACCTAGTTTATTTTTGGCAGTAATAGCTCTCTTATTTAGGATAAAATTACCAGAGTCGGTGTTATGGGAGAATAAAAGATATGATAGCCTTAAGTGGGACAAGGATGTAGTTATCTTCACATTGATTTGGTTTGCAAGTTATTTCACAGGTTATGCATTATTCTCTACTCCAATCTTCTCACTAATATCAAGCCATGGATATACTCCTTCTAATCTTTACTTCGGTTATATTCTATATGGAGACCCGCTAGGAGTTGTTGTTGCAAGTGTACTAAACGACCGTCTGCAGAGGAAGTACACTTCTTCATTGGCAAACCTACTATCGGCTATTCTTATGGTAATATGGCCTTTTTCGGGAATTATGTTCTTGCCTATAGGTTTTGCTATCATGTTCCTCCAGGGTTTTAAGTTTCCGGCTATGTATACATATACTGCTGAAAACTTAGGAACTAAGATAAGGACTTTAGGCTATGGGATTGCCGACGGTATAGGTCACTTAGGAGGAGCTGTAGGGCCTATAGTCTTCGTGTTATTGCAGGATCACATAGGTCTAGCTTTCTCTACCGGTGTGGTAGGTATGGTGGCTATAATATCGTCAATCTTAATAATGGCTTTCGGACAAATAACAAACAAAATACCCTTAGATAAAATAAAGGGATGA
- a CDS encoding APC family permease — MSSQAKSQFNKGDNSLSFVDLFFISFGGQAPFISLLTFGTVMIAEAGLAGSFSMLIATFVVLFNGLVVYFLSKRYKRGGGYYVYALYSLTPRLGLNTGWTYLIYALSYGGTLLAGSAYVLYTILFKVTGNSLIFPISQQWFLALVVCITASSLVISGVKVSAKYAMIMSVVEIIAIAGLSVYFLYESGWRFYNPIPKSINPGILDAVILGLGIPTGYGSIAPLGEEAKSKEIGKAAIAVLLFGGLLATFFFYSLGSMDFTGNLVEYLLSNFGFIVAILLAFVALNDGTLGGMTYILANSRTLKAMAEDKIFPQILARKRNDEPLYAEVIIGGTFTVLVVLLSYFLGLYETFLILGSLAGMFNLFIHLSADFSLIRTASKRPRKHKSEIVIGLIAIVISLFVLFYSIPGFQAYIVYAFMGWIILGFLYAEVREMISEDYFEDENYQGKSNKT, encoded by the coding sequence ATGTCCTCACAAGCCAAATCACAGTTTAATAAAGGTGATAATAGTCTATCTTTCGTTGATCTTTTCTTCATATCATTTGGGGGTCAAGCTCCGTTTATATCCCTCCTTACTTTCGGTACTGTGATGATAGCAGAAGCTGGTTTGGCTGGTTCTTTTAGCATGCTTATTGCAACTTTTGTAGTATTGTTTAACGGTCTAGTAGTTTATTTTTTATCGAAGAGATATAAGAGAGGTGGAGGCTACTACGTTTACGCTCTATACTCCTTAACACCTAGATTAGGACTAAATACTGGTTGGACTTACCTTATTTATGCCTTATCTTACGGTGGGACACTCTTGGCTGGCAGTGCTTATGTTTTGTATACTATTCTCTTCAAGGTAACTGGTAATAGCTTGATCTTCCCTATTTCACAACAGTGGTTTTTAGCACTAGTAGTATGCATTACTGCTTCCTCCTTAGTGATTTCAGGAGTAAAAGTTTCAGCAAAGTATGCAATGATCATGTCAGTAGTTGAAATTATAGCAATAGCTGGTTTGTCTGTTTACTTTCTTTATGAATCTGGCTGGAGATTTTATAATCCGATTCCGAAATCCATCAATCCGGGAATTCTGGATGCTGTAATTTTAGGTTTGGGAATACCTACGGGTTACGGGTCAATTGCACCTTTAGGTGAAGAGGCTAAATCTAAGGAAATTGGTAAAGCTGCAATTGCTGTACTACTTTTCGGTGGACTGTTAGCTACGTTTTTCTTTTACTCGTTAGGCTCAATGGATTTCACGGGTAACTTAGTAGAATATTTACTCAGTAATTTCGGTTTTATCGTAGCTATACTGCTAGCTTTTGTAGCTTTAAATGACGGAACCTTAGGGGGAATGACGTATATCTTAGCTAACTCTAGAACTTTAAAGGCTATGGCTGAGGATAAGATATTTCCACAGATTTTAGCTAGGAAGAGAAATGATGAGCCGTTATATGCAGAGGTGATAATAGGTGGAACTTTTACTGTGTTAGTAGTTTTGTTAAGCTACTTCCTAGGGCTCTATGAGACTTTCCTCATACTGGGTTCCTTAGCTGGAATGTTCAATTTGTTCATTCACTTATCTGCAGATTTTTCCCTAATAAGAACTGCGTCTAAGAGACCTCGTAAACATAAGTCGGAAATTGTTATTGGCTTAATAGCGATAGTAATTAGCTTGTTTGTACTATTTTACTCAATACCAGGCTTCCAAGCATATATAGTCTATGCATTCATGGGTTGGATAATACTCGGTTTCCTTTACGCTGAAGTAAGGGAAATGATTTCAGAGGATTATTTTGAAGACGAAAATTATCAGGGAAAAAGTAACAAGACGTGA
- a CDS encoding SRPBCC family protein: MINFEICKEINDREKVWDVVKDVKKIPEFWKGTRELNVVETSQSIYEGDVRFAFPSKGKVKIEIREGEKRVIINYLKGPVLGTHEIYITDTKLCSKWNVRLTFPFSLRERWTEEHFKSGTQHALERILSYLHNNLT; the protein is encoded by the coding sequence ATGATAAACTTTGAGATTTGTAAAGAAATAAACGATAGGGAAAAGGTATGGGATGTAGTTAAGGATGTAAAGAAGATTCCAGAGTTCTGGAAAGGTACGAGAGAGCTTAACGTGGTGGAGACGAGTCAAAGTATATATGAAGGAGATGTAAGGTTTGCTTTCCCATCTAAGGGAAAGGTGAAAATTGAGATCCGTGAGGGTGAAAAAAGAGTTATCATCAACTACCTTAAAGGGCCGGTTTTAGGAACTCATGAGATTTATATCACTGATACAAAACTTTGCTCTAAATGGAACGTTAGGTTAACCTTTCCTTTTAGCCTTAGAGAAAGGTGGACTGAGGAACACTTTAAGAGTGGTACTCAACACGCCTTGGAGAGGATATTAAGCTATTTACACAATAATCTGACTTAG
- a CDS encoding class I SAM-dependent methyltransferase, translated as MRFVLHPENPDEFLPRYISKDDIVVDLGCGPGYYCKTLVKLAKKVYCIDVDCIALSMAKESAPTASFLCESAEEVSLPSSSVDVALLANSFHDMRNKEKVVEELKRILKAGGRVIIVEWKKEQTPMGPPLSKRMSEVDYLAFFKDFSLVEKFSPSPYQFGLVLKR; from the coding sequence GTGAGATTTGTTCTACACCCGGAGAATCCCGATGAGTTTCTTCCAAGATATATTTCAAAAGATGATATTGTTGTTGACTTAGGATGTGGACCAGGGTATTATTGTAAGACACTAGTCAAGTTAGCCAAGAAAGTGTACTGTATTGACGTGGACTGTATAGCACTTTCAATGGCTAAAGAGAGTGCACCTACAGCTTCGTTTTTGTGTGAATCAGCTGAAGAAGTATCTCTCCCCAGCAGTAGTGTAGATGTTGCTTTATTGGCTAACTCCTTTCATGACATGAGAAATAAGGAAAAGGTGGTAGAAGAGTTAAAGAGGATTTTAAAGGCTGGAGGGAGAGTTATTATAGTGGAGTGGAAAAAGGAACAAACTCCTATGGGACCTCCCTTAAGTAAGAGGATGAGCGAGGTAGATTATCTAGCATTTTTCAAGGACTTTTCGTTAGTTGAAAAATTCTCACCTAGCCCTTATCAATTCGGACTGGTGCTTAAGCGATGA